The proteins below are encoded in one region of Phaseolus vulgaris cultivar G19833 chromosome 1, P. vulgaris v2.0, whole genome shotgun sequence:
- the LOC137815929 gene encoding uncharacterized protein — translation MLGKGKLEELRSIARSHKLAAGSQTVHNSVVEIAAAQGKTPPRGPTSSGVLPAPRRKKLVLRKPKRKAPQVVQEEEEDDEATEDGLITKRNRVATSSPPALPTPTPPSPPASVQPVQATPLAAAPPVVESSDLNFIENPPSASTPFVSVGEGPPSTTSIAGAALGEDESAQISPILITESPTSPPHQEAPLALQTQEGGGESQHQTPPAPPTATTSSLPTSFEEILGPFTAKLKMMAEDLPLIVSKVVKDSLKKLQEENSALKESNLMIRDEAEKLSCNLMMVEIEHSRLEDAMDAELRSTRKEAFDLRQKLHLQVQEKIDLESKLVPYRLKVADLEATKKADATKVENLEKRSADREVLLGKVEKERDDALAELAEAREEAKKTAAELAQARDEGKRATEELARAREETEELKKQTQELEQSTAQVLIAGFDAALEQVACQYPELDLSMVSICNEVVDGKIIPSED, via the coding sequence ATGCTGGGGAAAGGAAAACTGGAAGAACTGAGGTCGATCGCCCGATCTCACAAGctcgcggcgggctcccaaaccgtgcataactcggtggtggagatcgccgctgctcaaggAAAGACTCCTCCTCGAGGTCCAACTTCTTCTGGGGTACTACCCGCCCCACGAAGGAAGAAACTGGTCTtgaggaaacccaagaggaaggctcctcaagtggtgcaagaggaagaagaggatgatgaagcgactgaggatggcctcatcaccaaaaggAACAGGGTGGCCacctcttcaccacctgcactcccaacaccaacaccgccctcacctccTGCTTCAGtacaaccagtccaagcaactcccTTGGCCGCCGCACCCCCAGTGGTCGAAAGCAGCGACCTCaacttcatagagaaccctccaagcgcctccacaccgttcgtatctgttggagagggtcctccttccacCACGTCTATTGCTGGGGCCGCATTAGGCGAAGATGAGAGCGCTCAGATCTCGCCCATTTTGATAACAGAATCTCCGACCTCACCACCACAccaagaagccccccttgccctacaaactcaagagggtggtggtgaaagtcagcaccaaacTCCTCCAGCACCTCCAACAGCAACAACCTCAAGCCTTCCAACTTCCTTCGAAGAGATCTTGGGACCCTTCACagctaaactgaagatgatggcagaggatcttCCCTTGATTGTATCAAAAGTTGTGAAGGACTCACTCAAGAAACTTCAAGAGGAGAACTCCGCGCTCAAGGAGTCAAATCTGATGATAAGGGATGAGGCTGAGAAACTCTCTTGCAACCTGATGATGGTGGAGATTGAACactcaaggctggaggacgccatggatGCTGAGCTAAGGAGCACGCGCAAGGAAGCCTTCGACCTGCGCCAGAAACTGCATCTCCAAGTCCAAGAGAAGATCGACTTGGAGAGCAAACTGGTCCCTTATAGGCTCAAGGTGGCAGACTTGGAGGCCACAAAAAAGGCGGATGCGACCAAggtggaaaaccttgaaaaAAGATCAGCAGATCGAGAGGTTCTCCTTGGGAAGGTCGAAAAAGAAAGGGACGATGCTCTTGCTGAGCTCGCCGAAGCTCGAGAGGAGGCCAAAAAGactgctgcagagctggcccaagcTCGGGACGAAGGCAAAAGAGCCACTGAAGAACTTGCTCGAGCTCGCGAGGAAAccgaagagctgaagaaacaaacacaagagctcgagcaaagcaCTGCCCAAGTCCTCATCGCCGGGTTTGACGCTGCTCTGGAGCAAGTAGCATGTCAataccccgagctcgacctttccatggtgtcgatctgcaacgaggtggtggatgggaagatcatACCCTCCGAAGACTAG
- the LOC137813975 gene encoding uncharacterized protein translates to MADLFVKQAKEYADARPSYPPQLFQFIASKTPSHNLAWDVGTGSGQAAKSLSVIYEKVIATDASAKQLEFAVKICNVRYQHTPPIMSMAELEEMVASEGSVDLVTMAQSLHWFDMPTLYRQVKWVLKKPHGVIAAWCYYLPRVCDEVDTVLDEFYSSEVGPYWNPAGKLIHKLYRRIDFPFEPVEGADHTGPFEFVTETLMNLDDLFTYIKSWSAYQTAKGKGVELLGEDVVQKFKFSWGEDGKRVVRFPIDLRMGKVGREIF, encoded by the exons ATGGCAGATCTATTTGTGAAGCAGGCAAAAGAATATGCAGATGCAAGACCAAGTTATCCTCCACAGCTCTTCCAATTCATTGCTTCAAAGACTCCCTCTCACAACCTTGCTTGGGATGTTGGCACTGGAAGTGGCCAGGCTGCCAAATCT TTAAGTGTGATATACGAGAAGGTGATAGCGACGGATGCTAGTGCCAAGCAACTTGAATTTGCAGTGAAGATTTGTAACGTGAGATACCAACACACTCCTCCAATCATGTCAATGGCTGAACTTGAAGAAATGGTGGCATCTGAGGGAAGCGTAGACCTTGTAACCATGGCCCAATCCCTGCACTGGTTTGACATGCCAACCTTGTACCGACAAGTGAAATGGGTGCTGAAGAAGCCTCATGGAGTGATTGCTGCATGGTGCTACTATTTGCCAAGAGTTTGTGATGAAGTAGACACAGTCCTTGATGAATTCTATTCCAGTGAGGTAGGCCCTTATTGGAACCCTGCAGGAAAATTGATTCATAAGCTTTATAGAAGAATTGATTTTCCATTTGAACCTGTGGAGGGTGCTGATCACACAGGACCCTTTGAGTTTGTGACAGAGACTTTGATGAATTTGGATGATTTATTTACTTACATAAAATCATGGTCAGCATATCAGACGGCTAAGGGGAAGGGAGTGGAGCTTCTTGGGGAGGATGTAGTTCAAAAATTCAAGTTTTCTTGGGGAGAAGATGGTAAACGAGTTGTGAGGTTTCCAATTGATTTGAGAATGGGAAAAGTTGGCAGagaaatattttga